ACTTTATGTCACTTACGACTTGGGTTTTTTTGTGGCGTCGTTGGGTTTGAAAGTGTTTTTGTGGTACTAATGTGGGATGCTTTCCTTCTAGTTGTGACTGGTGTCAGGAAATGATGATACACATGATACCGCCTTGTTGTAGCTGAACGTTCCACAAATTACCTTCTACCCGCTAGCTGAAAGTTAATGAAACAAGGGGCCTCTACTTCCCTTATCCTCAGAAGTCAAGAAGGCATTCCAGGACGGCGCTTGGTGCGATACTTAGGGCAGGAACGATTTGGCAGGAAATGGCAGGGGAGATTGTCTGCATAATAGAGGCTGCAGAGCATTGCTCTCGCGGGACAGGAGCATACCTCTGCATAGAACTCTAACAGCAGCTTGCCTCTAAGTACATGAGGGCATGAATTCGCCGGAGCAGTACCATAGATCTCGAAGAGACTTGAtcaaaaaaaagacgaacAAATGATTCCCTCGTGAAGACAGCTCGCCTCATAACAAAGGGAAATACTGTCATCAAGGTACGTAATTATTTTTTCACATTGAAATTGAATATGAGGGTCGTCAAAATAAGCTTTCAACTCAAGCCTTTTCCGCTACAGCCAATCACCATCGTCGTCTTACACGTGTAATATAAAAGCCACGCATCCAGGTTCATTTCTCACTGTCTGCCTACATAGTGTACTTACCGTACCAAACATTGACATTCGAATCATGAGAACTCGATCTTGACAGGTACATGTCAATTTACCTACATAAGAAACATCCATCCACCTTCCCATCATTACATAtgcatatatatatatatatggtTTTCGTATTACCTAAACTACCTAAACTACTCCTGTCTGCACCACACCAAACACGATCCATCTACCTTCCCTTTCATACCTACGTAGCAACAAAGGATCCATATCGATTCGTAACTCATATCCATCCCTGTTATTGCCCTATTGCCCTATTGTCCCGTTATCCCGTTATCCCGTCGTGCCTcctatgtagaggtagtaatcTTTGTCACTACCGTCTGCTGCCATCATATCGTGGTTTGGTGGGATTTGTTAACAGACTGAGTGAGACCATGCGATCATGTCCTGCAAGCAAGCGCCTTTGACTTGTCCCTTTGTCTTTCTTTGTATGTGGACCATACCGACACGTCAAGTGAACCCCATGCAAGAAATGCAATAAATGCAATAAATGTAATAAATGTAATAATGGAAAGCAAATAAGAGGAAAGAGATAGGAGGGCGAAAGTGGAAAGCAAAAACACAAAGGCAAGGAAGTAAGATGTGTAGAGCAAAAGGTCAAGAAAGTAGAGGGGTAAGGAACGTATGGTTGAAGGTCTAATCAAGACCGGGCAGCTGCTGAGATTCAAGAGAGCCGGCCAGAGCCAAGGTTGGCATTTTGTCTGTTACCAGATCACCACTGCCATGTATGTATGGTGTGTGCACGGCAATTACCATGttgtagtagaggtactttgcAATCGGCTGCCATAATGTAGGCTATGCTAGTCCGCCCTTGAAagcttaaaaaaaaaaaaaaaaaaaaaaaaaaaaaaaaaaaaaaaaaaaaaaaaatgtaaATTGACACGGCAGTACATAGATGCCtgacaaaacaaaacaaaaacaaggaACGGGCTGTCCCTTGCGAGTAAAATGTAATTGAAAAGGGCCTTGTCGAAAAGGCGTACAAGATTAAATTAAACAAACAAGACAGCAAGCGCCATTGTATGCCCCAGTGAAAGCTGTATCAACCGTTCTGCGGGAGATATAAAAAAAAGCAAATTAATAATCCCTCCAGCAAGCACCGAGCGCCAGAGGATATGATATGGAAAGCAAATAAGCAAGGTACCCAACCCCCCCAAATCGTGAATCccgtgtgtgtgcgtgtgtgtgtgtgtgtgtgtgtgtgtgtgtgtgtgtgtgtaagaGGCCCAGTTCCGGGTAACTTCATGTaccaaaccaaccaaccaaccaaccaaaccaacAAAGCAGTCAGTTGCGAAAAATCAATATGTATCACCAAGCATACCCCCCACCACCATAATCGTCATCCCtgtccatcccatcccactcggaatcctcctcatcatcatcgccgctGCCATCCACAAAGTCCTCCATGGTCAACGTCTGCTCCGTCAACTTCTGGTTGTCCAACTGCAGCTCCACCTTCTCGCACCAGCCATGTCTGTAGAGAATCTCGCCCGCTACGTTGGCTTCTCTAGGCGAAAGAGATAATTCCTCTGCTGATAATGATAGCGAGGAAGCCACGGATACTTCGCGTTCGCCGCGTTGGGCGCTGTGGCCGCGTGAAGGCGAGGGTGTGCCGCcgttggatgatgatgaggaggagccAGAGGATAAAGCTGCGATGCGGGCGCTTCGGCGGGTAGAGAGAGAGGACGACGAAGGCCCTTGTTGGGCTTCGATGGATTGGGCTACCCAGTTATCGGTGCGGGACCGTTTGGTAGCAGAAGGGGGTAGTTTGCTCGTTGAGAAGGTGGGTATTATctgcttgtgcttgttggGGGTGGGTGTTGGTACGGGGCGTAGTGTGAAGGGTGGCTTGGGATCTTCCCATTTGCGGAGAAAGACACCCTTGAGACGGGCTTCCCATCTATCGCGCATTTCGGAACGCTGGCGGATGGGAATGTTGAGTTTGGCGTTGATATCGATGATGCGTAAGTCGGGAAGATCGGGAGCGGCTTTGATCAGGGACTGGAAGAGGTTCTCGGCTGCGTCGGCGGACCACTTGCGCATGTTCTGAAGCTCGAGGGTGCGCAGACTCACTGGCCACTCGGGGACTTCTTGGACGCTGAGGACCTCGTCATAGCTGGGGTCTGAGTCGTTGTAGAATTCATGGTGGTTGTATGTTTTCAGATCTACGCTCAGCGTTTGCAAGTGTGGACAGGCAGTGCCCAGGACAGTGAGGAAACTCAAGCTGAGGGACTGGTTATGCTTTAGATAGAGATGTTCAAGATGGTAGGCACGGGTCAGAAGGTATTCCGAAAAATCATCGGCAGTGATTTCCCAGCAGTTGACGAGCTCCAGCGTCTTCAAGGTTTtgggaagaagacggagCAAGTAGTCGTTTGCAATAGTGGAGGATTCGATAGACAGATACTCCAGTTGGGGAAGAACGTTAATGGCATGGGCAAACTCGCTGATCAAGAAGTTTTCGAacccttcatcttcttggaCAACGGCTGGCCAGTTATGCAGGGGCATCGAAGGAACCTGGAAGTTCTGAAGGCAAAGTTTCTTGAGCTTTGAAAAAGCCGGAGTTTGGTGAATGATGGCAGGACTTTGCAAAGTCATGTCGGGGGTCATCAACCTTCCGTTCCATCTCCAGGCCTCGAGTTCGAGCGGCTTGTGCTTGGTTCCCGGAGGGTCGCCGCCGTTGAGGAAGTTCCACAATGCAGTTGGATATTTCCATCTGAGGCTCGCTTCAAGAGATCGGAATGGGGCATCGTCCTTTGCATGGAAGAAGTCGATAGACATGAGCTGTGGGACATTGGTGAAAAGGGCTTCCCAGTCGAGATGTTGCCCTTTATAAGTCTTGGAAGCAATCTCCTCAACATCGATGCGCAACTTTTTTACTTTCCACCTGTAGCGATACTTCATCTTTGAGGGATCCGAGGACAAGAGCGCCACGAGTCCATGTGCCATTTTCCGCGTGAGCAAGGGGGGAGAGTAATACAAGGCCGTCAGGGCTGGTTCCGCAAGTTCCCTGCACAGACGGCTCGCAGATAAGAGAAGGTTGACAGCATCTCGATCACGCTCAGCGGATGCAAACTTGAAAATCAAGAGCCAGAGCTCATAGGGAAGATGTTGCCATGGAGGGATGACTTTGGGTTCCTTTTCGGCAGTGTCTTTTTCGGCACCGCCAGAGTGGACAAGGTCCAATTTAGATTTCCTGAACGAAGCGGGCGTGCGTCTCTTAGTGGCAGTCGCCGGCgtgtctcttcttctctttcgctCTGGGGTACGTGGAACTGACGATTTCCTGGCTCTGGCTACGGATGTGGCCGTTGCTCTGCCCCTGCGAGGAGTGGGGGGACTTTCCTGGTCGGTGTTGACAATGTCGTCATCTTCTCCGTCGGTGTCTTCATGGAAGAAGCCGGACCGGGGACGGCGCCGTTTTCCTAGCGCCTGGCGACCGGAGGAGGCAACTGCTCGTGACTTATTGTTGAGCTCGGTCCGAGATGGACGCCCCCGTCTTGATATGGCGGACCTGCGTGCGGGTTGCCGTGCATCTTGTtctccgtcatcatcatcttcttcttcttcttcgctgtCGCTTTCATCAGACGTAGTAGAGGCACTGTCGCTATCGTCGGAAGAGTCTTCACGATAGTTGATGGACGACTTACGCGGGCGAATATTGTGATTTGTagtgctggtgttgttgtcatcACCTCTACGGCCGTTGATCGAACGACgtggaccaccaccaccactgttCCGGgctgcccctgctgctgAATCCCCGCTGCGAGCGCTTCGTCTTAGTGGGCTCGCTGGGCCCAGATTTGATGTCGCACCGCGGCCGATTGCAACACCAACAGCGGCTCCCACAGCACCACCCCCCTGACTCCCGGCTCGGCGTGGCCGCAGACTACGGCCACCACCCACTGCCGCCGCTACTTCTAACGCCTCCGTCGCCGATAATGCAGATGATCTAGTACGGCTTCGCGCCGAAGCCCGCCGGGCCTCCACCTTGGACATGGCTACTAGCTGTGCTGTTCAGCAAGCGGCATCGAGTGGTGCGAAAGGGTTTGTTTGCAATTGATTGTTTGTTTGTGGATATGTACGAGTAGCAAAGAAAGAATATGGCAAGGTGCATCCAGCAAGGTTGCAGTCAGTTTGTTTTGTTGCCTTGGTGTTGTTTAAAGAAGACGGATGGTTGCGAGTCGGAAGATGGCTTCGGTTTGCGACTGATGATGAATGGTCCGGTCGCAGTGAGCACAGAACCAGTCCGGAACAGGAAGTGGTCAACCCTGTCAGTCAATCAATAAATGCCCTGGAAGTGGGAGGCGCTTTGGGTTTGCTTGCTCACTGTGCGGAAGTGCTAAACCGACAATGCCGTTCGATTTCGTCCCTTTTCAACCAATCACGGGACCCAGCCAGCCTGCTGCACGACCCACATTAGCTAATCAAGGACTTATCTCAAATGATGCGACCGACCGAGTTCTTGGAAGTGCAACTGGGAAAAGCCAAAAAACCGCTGGTACTAAACTAACATCAGAACTCAATGTcatgctgttgatgttgtcgacTATATTCGTTCCAAGCATCGTTGACATATGACTAATCTTTAAGGATGCAAAATTCTGGAAGGAGAGACCTCGAAGTGGATGCAGGCAGAACTCCGGACCTTCCTGGCATGACACTGACAAAGCGACTGCTCAAGATAAAGACAAGACGGACCAAGCCGCTCTCGATGCACCGTCCACAatgaggaaaaaaaagaaaaaaaaccagGGACTCTTTGTATCATGTCCATCTTGCACCAAAGTCAAATTCCGGCATTTCAAGGGATCAAAAagagaacaaaaagaaaaaaaaaatttaaaatttttttttttttttttaaataaattggTGACGCCGCAGCATACTATGCTggcaaaagaaaagataactcgatccacccaggggtcgaacctggaacctcctgATTCGTAGTCAGACGCTCTGCCATTGAGCCAGCGGACCTTGTTGAACATCACCTTGGCATGTTCCAGCTATAGGAGGACATCGAGGTATCATTTCCTTTTTCACTAATTCTAGTCAGCTGCATGGGCCTATGTAAACATCGTGCGGTTCAGCACTCAACATCCCATATACAGCCCTTTTCTATCTTGAAACGCATCGTGGCCTGTCCATGTGTATTCGTAATGACGCTACAAACGTTCCGTGATCCCTTGACTGTGAACCTCCCTTTCCCATGACCCTGTTTCCCATTAACGCCCGACAATGCATCAAACCATCTAGTAACAAGCTTGTTGAACGAAAGTTTGTCCCTAGACATTCCTGCCGTCAAGTCGCCTTCCCTTGCTCTCTGTCGGCTTCTTCTCGCCTTGCGCCGCCTTGTCGTCACCATcgctgctcttcttcttcgggaCTCCTCCCCGGAGCGTCTGTCCCTGGCCCGCAAAGTGCGGCTgcttcgccgccgccgcctccctctccttatCTGCGGCAGTTTTGACAGGCTTGATCTCGTAGCCCAAGAAGAGCTTGTTGGGCGGCAGACGCAACGGCAACGGGCCGTTGTTGTTTTTCCTCCTGGGCAGCACCACGTCCTTAACGTTGGTCGACGTACCCGCCACCGGCGTCGCCGGCTTCGGTGTTCCCGTCTTGCTACCCTTCTTCGCCGCCAACCGCAGACCCTCACCTTGAAAGTTGCCCACCGACGTGGTGGTGGCTCCTGGTGCGATGGCATCGTAGTTGATAGCCTGCGCCATGGTTCCCTGGTTGTGCAAAAGACCACCCGCCGGAAGTCCTCCGCCAACAGCCCTTCCGTTGCGTGGTGTGCTGGTACCACTGCCTTGTGTCTGTCGCGAAGGCTCGACGTAGCCAACTGGCGGCGCAAAATCGACGCTGACGTCTGTCTCGATCATGCAGACACCCATCTTGGCCGTCTCCGGCTTGACGTCCAGTACCGCCATTTCGTAGATCTCATCGTTGTACTCAAAGTTGAAAACGTCGCCCTTGGTCAGCGCCGCAAAGTTCCGGAAGGCCTTTTCGAGGACGGCACGAGGGTCGCTGATGTCGAGGAAGTTGACCGATTGCGGTTGGAGCTTGACAAGCCTGGCAAGCTCGAGAGATGTCGTCTTGATCTGAATCATGTCGCCCACGTCGAGCTTGAGGGTCTGCATCATCCACTGCGGGATGTAGGCCCTGCCCTCCTCAGCCACGAACTCCAGAACACCGGCGTGTGTGTGGGTGCCCTGCGAGCCGTTGATAAGCTCTAGCATGATGGGCCATTGGACGTGTAGTCGCGAAACCTTGTCGAGAGCGGAGGGCGGGAGCAGAATCTTGGAGCCGTAGTTGAGTTCAGGTCGTTCGGCACCGGGCGCCATGACAAGGGGGTAGCAGCGGTAGTACTCATCGAAGCGTTGCGCGCCCCGAGAGCGACCAGTGGCGCGACTGTAGATGTCTCCATACTGTCATGGGCACATGTTAGAATGTTTCAAGAGATAGAGGGGTCGAAAAGCTGTCTTGATAATCGAGCGTGAGGACAAGGATAGCTTACCATGATCGCGAGGGAGCTGCTAGAGATGGAGTAAAGTATTTTGCAGAAAGGGAAACGACAGGGAATTTGTATTAAGAGGGGAGATCTCGAGGTAAGCTTCGCAGAATAGGTAGTGGGATCCGGAACAGCAGAGCGTGACAAGCGATAGTGAAAGGGAGGTTGCGACGATGTTGAAATAACCTGACCGCGTGGAAGGTTCCAAAGGCAACAACGCAGATGACATAACTGGGCCCGAAAGTTACAGGCACGTTAGGTAATAATTGGAGCCCTGGCATGGGTACcgtacagtacctacctctatgtatcTGCCGCCTCGGCGGCCCGGATTGGCGGGGTGAGAAGGTGCCGCCGTGGCGTCAGATCTGTGAAACCGTGCTGCCGTGGCGCGAGCTCCCCCCCTTCTTAAACGCTTAGGTCAAAGGTACCTTGAGCGCTGCCTGTCCACTGCAGAACGCTCTGGACCTTGATGGCAGTGGAGAGCTCCATGTTATCCGTTGGGGCTGACAACgggtaaggtacctctagtgatgTTCTTCCTTGATATTCCCAATTCGCCATCTAGATCCTCTCTTAAACACCATCCTCTACTTGTAGAGTTGTCATTCGCCGTCGACCCAGGCAAAACAGTCATCATTTCAGGCCATATCTACACAAAGTCTGCGATACAGGGGCAGAATAGGCCATTCTATCAAGACGACATAACCTTTACACGCTGACGTCAACGCCTACACACCAACACACGAGATTGAAGACAACAGCCACCACCATGTCCTCCCGCTTCTCCGCCGCGCGCCCCAAACGCGCCAGCGAAGCTTACGCCCGCGCCCACCACGGCGAATCGCGCtccaacgacgacgacgacacctcCAGCGGGCCGTCCCACAAAAAAGTCAAGTTCGACGTGCGCAACCCCTCCGCGCTCGCGCCCTCAGCGCACGATGACGACCTCGACGAAGCTGACGAGGAGGTTCTTGCCGCCGACGTGA
The Neurospora crassa OR74A linkage group II, whole genome shotgun sequence DNA segment above includes these coding regions:
- a CDS encoding ubiquitin fusion degradation protein codes for the protein MYGDIYSRATGRSRGAQRFDEYYRCYPLVMAPGAERPELNYGSKILLPPSALDKVSRLHVQWPIMLELINGSQGTHTHAGVLEFVAEEGRAYIPQWMMQTLKLDVGDMIQIKTTSLELARLVKLQPQSVNFLDISDPRAVLEKAFRNFAALTKGDVFNFEYNDEIYEMAVLDVKPETAKMGVCMIETDVSVDFAPPVGYVEPSRQTQGSGTSTPRNGRAVGGGLPAGGLLHNQGTMAQAINYDAIAPGATTTSVGNFQGEGLRLAAKKGSKTGTPKPATPVAGTSTNVKDVVLPRRKNNNGPLPLRLPPNKLFLGYEIKPVKTAADKEREAAAAKQPHFAGQGQTLRGGVPKKKSSDGDDKAAQGEKKPTESKGRRLDGRNV